From Pseudorasbora parva isolate DD20220531a chromosome 25, ASM2467924v1, whole genome shotgun sequence, one genomic window encodes:
- the pclaf gene encoding PCNA-associated factor, protein MVRTKADSVPGSYRKAVAASAPRKSLGASGSVNSQSGGAQSGTPAKGKYAGGNPVCPRPTPTWQKGIGDFFGGPGRKPEKENLHPASDDEEAGGSGVTKAPRKSRPIIDEDDDE, encoded by the exons ATGGTGCGAACTAAAGCCGATAGCGTTCCCGGATCCTACAGGAAAG CTGTTGCAGCTTCCGCGCCCCGGAAGTCACTCGGCGCGTCTGGATCCGTGAACTCGCAGAGCGGGGGCGCGCAGTCGGGAACGCCTG ctAAGGGCAAGTACGCCGGAGGGAACCCCGTGTGCCCGCGCCCCACTCCGACCTGGCAGAAGGGCATCGGGGACTTCTTCGGTGGTCCTGGCCGAAAGCCGGAGAAGGAGAACCTTCATCCCGCGTCTGACGATGAGGAGGCGGGGGGCAGCGGAGTCACCAAAGCTCCCAGGAA GTCCAGACCAATCATCGACGAGGACGACGACGAATAA